One part of the Terrimicrobium sacchariphilum genome encodes these proteins:
- a CDS encoding aldehyde dehydrogenase family protein — protein MSNRAFYLNGSWVNSGESHAVENPWNGELVAEIAVAEAAQVEEAVATAAAAFEVVRKTPPVERAELLTRIADGIAARREDFIATLIAEAGKPVTFARVEVERAEICFRQAAHETAHPPGEILEMGATKPGRNHFGLVRRFPLGVILGITPFNFPLNLVAHKVAPAIATGNTMVLKPALKTPLSALLLAEVLHEAGLPAGQINVTPFGHEHIKQLLMDERIKMLSFTGSVDVGWKLKTEAAKLKVALELGGNAAVVIESDADWRAAIPKVASGAYGYAGQSCISVQRILVQRGIYEDFRSELIAYIREKIAAGDPSLPATIVGPMINSRARDKVVDWIQDAELAGAKLLTPLKVEGASLLHPVLIENAPGDAAVSCEEAFAPLAVLQPYDTFEEALNIVNDSAFGLQAGVFTPNITKAFQAYEALDVGGVMINQVPTFRVENMPYGGVKDSGFGREGIRYAMEEMTEPRSLIVNLG, from the coding sequence ATGAGCAACCGGGCGTTTTATCTGAACGGGTCGTGGGTGAACTCAGGCGAGAGCCACGCGGTGGAAAATCCGTGGAATGGTGAACTCGTAGCCGAGATCGCGGTGGCGGAGGCGGCGCAGGTCGAGGAGGCGGTCGCCACGGCGGCGGCAGCATTTGAAGTTGTGCGCAAGACGCCTCCGGTCGAGCGCGCCGAGTTGCTCACGCGCATCGCGGACGGCATTGCGGCGCGGCGTGAGGATTTCATCGCCACCCTTATCGCTGAGGCGGGCAAGCCGGTGACCTTTGCCCGCGTGGAGGTCGAGCGCGCGGAGATCTGCTTTCGCCAGGCAGCGCATGAAACGGCACACCCTCCGGGAGAGATCCTCGAGATGGGCGCCACAAAACCGGGGCGCAATCACTTTGGCCTCGTGCGGCGGTTTCCGCTCGGCGTCATCCTTGGGATCACACCCTTCAATTTCCCGCTCAATCTCGTCGCTCACAAGGTGGCTCCCGCCATCGCGACGGGAAATACGATGGTGCTCAAGCCTGCGCTGAAAACTCCGCTTTCCGCACTGCTCCTTGCCGAGGTGCTGCACGAGGCGGGCCTGCCTGCGGGGCAGATCAACGTCACGCCCTTCGGTCACGAGCATATCAAGCAACTCCTCATGGATGAGCGGATCAAGATGCTGAGCTTCACCGGCAGTGTCGATGTGGGCTGGAAGCTCAAGACTGAGGCCGCGAAGCTCAAGGTCGCTCTCGAGCTCGGAGGCAATGCCGCAGTCGTGATCGAATCCGACGCGGACTGGCGCGCCGCCATTCCGAAGGTCGCCTCAGGCGCATATGGCTACGCGGGCCAGTCGTGCATTAGCGTGCAGCGCATCCTCGTCCAGCGTGGGATTTATGAGGACTTCCGTAGCGAACTCATTGCTTATATTCGCGAAAAGATCGCAGCAGGTGACCCCTCGCTTCCCGCCACCATCGTCGGTCCCATGATCAACTCCCGCGCTCGCGACAAGGTGGTCGACTGGATTCAGGATGCCGAGCTTGCCGGGGCGAAACTTCTCACCCCGCTCAAGGTCGAGGGAGCTTCGCTCCTGCATCCCGTCCTGATCGAAAACGCTCCCGGCGATGCGGCGGTTTCCTGCGAGGAAGCTTTCGCTCCGCTCGCCGTGCTCCAGCCCTACGACACCTTCGAGGAAGCGCTGAACATTGTGAACGACTCCGCTTTCGGCCTTCAGGCGGGTGTCTTCACGCCGAATATCACCAAAGCCTTTCAGGCTTATGAAGCTCTCGATGTTGGCGGCGTGATGATCAATCAGGTCCCGACCTTCCGCGTGGAAAACATGCCCTACGGCGGCGTGAAGGACAGCGGCTTCGGTCGCGAAGGAATCCGCTACGCGATGGAGGAAATGACCGAGCCACGGAGCCTGATTGTTAATCTCGGGTGA
- a CDS encoding saccharopine dehydrogenase family protein — translation MANAMVIGIGGVGSVIGQKLHEYDCFDRIILADLDPVFAQQLAARTPKSRFVVVQANAMETERLAALMKEHKVEVTCNACVCQTNHSVMEACLRAGSHYLDMAADIYSPPGVKRPGKNSFEAEIEKFNDAYLQRGLAGILCMGMDPGAVNVFARWAMDRLDTASSIRVLDADNAEVRGYRFAVLFSPETFFEELGAAPYFVKDGRVISGRPLETEVEWVRFPDPIGLQKTYAVAHEEGVSLGIYPPFVEKGVRYSVFKYSVPDKVVNISKSLQLLNLDTWKKVKVDGVEVAPVRVASAHLPKPAQLGPTVDGYSCVGTEVRGTKDRRRVEYFVYSMDNHRDTYERYGYSLTLVQTGIPPALTAKLLVMGKIPERGVMMPEALDPEELMANFTREGLPIFVEKREVERL, via the coding sequence ATGGCTAACGCAATGGTCATCGGGATAGGCGGCGTGGGCTCTGTCATCGGGCAGAAGCTCCATGAGTATGATTGCTTCGACAGGATTATCCTGGCGGATTTGGATCCTGTTTTCGCGCAACAGCTTGCAGCGAGAACACCCAAGAGCCGCTTCGTGGTCGTGCAGGCAAACGCCATGGAGACGGAGCGTCTCGCTGCATTAATGAAAGAACACAAGGTCGAGGTGACGTGCAATGCCTGCGTCTGCCAGACCAATCACTCCGTGATGGAGGCCTGCTTACGTGCCGGATCGCATTACCTCGACATGGCGGCAGATATTTATTCGCCCCCCGGCGTGAAACGACCGGGAAAGAATTCCTTCGAGGCCGAGATTGAGAAATTCAACGACGCCTACCTGCAGCGCGGCCTCGCAGGCATTCTTTGCATGGGGATGGACCCCGGGGCGGTAAACGTCTTTGCCCGCTGGGCGATGGATCGTCTCGACACGGCATCCAGCATTCGCGTGCTGGATGCGGATAACGCCGAGGTGCGAGGGTACCGCTTTGCGGTGCTGTTTTCGCCAGAGACATTCTTTGAAGAGCTGGGCGCTGCGCCGTATTTCGTGAAGGATGGCCGGGTGATTAGCGGACGTCCGCTGGAGACGGAGGTGGAATGGGTCCGGTTTCCTGATCCGATTGGCCTTCAGAAAACCTACGCCGTCGCCCACGAGGAGGGCGTGAGTCTCGGGATTTATCCGCCCTTTGTGGAAAAGGGCGTGCGGTATTCGGTCTTCAAGTACAGCGTCCCGGACAAGGTGGTGAATATCTCGAAGTCCCTCCAACTCCTCAACCTCGACACCTGGAAAAAGGTGAAGGTCGATGGCGTGGAGGTCGCCCCCGTCCGGGTGGCGAGCGCGCATTTGCCGAAGCCGGCTCAACTCGGTCCCACCGTGGACGGGTACTCCTGCGTGGGCACGGAGGTACGCGGTACGAAGGACCGCCGCAGGGTGGAGTACTTTGTCTACTCGATGGATAACCACCGCGATACCTACGAGCGCTACGGATACTCACTTACGCTGGTACAAACGGGTATCCCGCCTGCGCTCACGGCCAAGCTCCTCGTGATGGGGAAGATCCCCGAGCGCGGCGTGATGATGCCGGAGGCCCTCGATCCCGAGGAGCTCATGGCAAATTTCACGCGCGAAGGATTGCCCATTTTCGTTGAGAAGCGTGAAGTGGAGAGACTATGA